The Aggregatilinea lenta genome includes a region encoding these proteins:
- a CDS encoding carbohydrate ABC transporter permease, which produces MTRGFLSDVELRTTTGRIYYYTAMTILIVLAVVVIFPFLYAFTSGLKHSTEIFNSGLRLFPKDPQWSNYQEAWNRFEMIKLFRNSMIIVSVAVVLQMIVSSLAAFALSQLKPKGGRLIMLGFGITLMIPSIAYLVPLFVTLSDLPILHVTLLDSYWGLWLPYSASAFAIFVLKTFFDRIPPDILDSARIDGASSFQVLVHIMLPLSRAIILILSILAFMTLWKDYLLPMLIISNPQHQPITVRLEYLTGEHGVNLQMAAAFIALLPPLLVAILLQRYMVAGLTLGSVKG; this is translated from the coding sequence ATGACGCGCGGCTTTTTATCGGATGTGGAACTGCGCACCACGACCGGACGCATCTATTATTACACGGCGATGACCATCCTGATCGTGCTGGCTGTTGTCGTGATATTCCCCTTTTTGTATGCGTTCACGTCCGGCCTGAAACACAGCACCGAGATCTTCAACTCCGGCCTGCGGCTGTTCCCCAAAGATCCGCAGTGGTCGAATTATCAGGAAGCCTGGAACCGCTTCGAGATGATCAAGCTGTTCCGCAACTCGATGATCATCGTCTCGGTGGCGGTGGTGCTGCAAATGATCGTGTCGTCGCTGGCGGCGTTTGCCCTGTCGCAGCTCAAGCCCAAAGGCGGGCGGCTGATTATGCTCGGCTTTGGGATCACGCTGATGATCCCCAGCATCGCCTATCTAGTCCCTCTGTTCGTGACGCTGAGCGACCTGCCGATCCTGCACGTCACCTTGCTGGACTCGTACTGGGGCCTGTGGCTGCCCTACTCCGCCAGCGCGTTTGCGATCTTCGTCCTGAAGACGTTTTTTGACCGCATCCCTCCCGACATCCTCGACAGCGCCCGGATTGACGGCGCGTCCTCGTTCCAGGTGCTCGTGCACATCATGCTGCCCCTGTCCCGCGCGATCATCCTGATCCTGAGCATCCTGGCCTTCATGACGCTGTGGAAGGACTATCTGCTGCCGATGCTCATCATCAGCAACCCGCAGCACCAGCCGATCACGGTCCGGTTGGAGTACCTGACCGGCGAGCACGGTGTGAACCTGCAAATGGCCGCCGCGTTCATCGCGCTGCTGCCGCCGCTGCTGGTTGCCATTCTGCTCCAGCGCTACATGGTCGCGGGACTCACGCTGGGCAGCGTCAAAGGATAA
- a CDS encoding ABC transporter substrate-binding protein, whose translation MKQKLFLILAVVVLVGSFPLASAYGQDGSDIPQVVNLPDQIAEGRDVTITVSNKPPADLAEQLTLWEEQVARFEAMYPNVHVEGLELDYDPTAFIAMIAGNQLPTLFQTYFTEPEKFISQGAVADLTPFFEESGIADAYNPNVLDIATYDDKLYGIPTFAYSLGIGYNIGMLEAAGYDAPPATWDELAEMAVALTDKDNNVAGFAFINDGTGASGWHYTNIAYGFGATPDDIIMANGDGTYTATFGEGATVDALQYVHDLRWTYDVLPGAALDWANITDALVSNRAAMVIYAGDQFSFMKSNFPDADLSKYGYAPVPAGPNGRVALTGGNLWMINGSASADEQEAAFYFLTWRELDPAEFEQTTITRYETGQFVGQPVLPLYVGDYQTKREEFEAQYTVLPVENYQLFNDTVKAGEVTLQAEPPAAAQDYYSELGVLVSEVLSNERTDPATRLPEVAEEFQLFVLD comes from the coding sequence ATGAAGCAGAAATTGTTCCTTATCTTAGCAGTGGTCGTGCTCGTAGGCAGTTTCCCGCTTGCGTCTGCCTACGGCCAAGACGGCTCCGACATTCCCCAGGTCGTCAATTTGCCGGACCAGATCGCAGAAGGCCGTGACGTGACCATTACGGTCAGCAACAAGCCCCCGGCGGACCTGGCCGAGCAGCTCACCCTTTGGGAGGAACAGGTCGCCCGCTTCGAGGCCATGTACCCCAACGTGCACGTTGAAGGTCTTGAGCTGGACTACGATCCGACCGCCTTCATCGCCATGATCGCTGGCAACCAGCTGCCCACCCTGTTCCAAACCTATTTCACCGAGCCTGAGAAGTTCATCAGCCAGGGCGCTGTCGCGGACCTGACCCCGTTCTTCGAGGAATCGGGCATCGCGGACGCGTACAATCCCAACGTGCTCGATATCGCTACCTATGATGATAAGCTGTACGGCATTCCCACCTTTGCCTATTCGCTCGGCATCGGCTACAACATTGGCATGCTCGAAGCCGCTGGCTACGACGCGCCGCCCGCGACCTGGGACGAGCTGGCCGAGATGGCAGTTGCGCTGACCGACAAAGACAATAACGTGGCCGGGTTCGCCTTCATTAACGACGGCACCGGTGCCTCGGGCTGGCACTACACCAACATCGCCTACGGTTTCGGCGCGACGCCGGATGACATTATCATGGCAAATGGCGACGGCACCTACACGGCGACCTTCGGCGAAGGCGCGACTGTTGACGCGCTGCAGTACGTGCACGACCTGCGCTGGACGTACGACGTGCTGCCGGGCGCGGCCCTCGACTGGGCGAACATCACCGACGCGCTGGTGTCCAACCGCGCGGCGATGGTGATCTACGCCGGTGACCAGTTCAGCTTCATGAAGTCCAACTTCCCCGATGCCGACTTGAGCAAGTACGGCTACGCGCCGGTTCCGGCTGGCCCCAATGGCCGCGTCGCGCTGACGGGCGGCAACTTGTGGATGATCAACGGTTCCGCCTCCGCCGATGAGCAGGAAGCCGCGTTCTACTTCCTGACCTGGCGCGAGCTTGATCCGGCAGAGTTCGAGCAGACGACGATCACCCGCTACGAGACGGGCCAGTTCGTCGGGCAGCCGGTGCTGCCGCTCTACGTGGGCGACTACCAGACCAAGCGCGAAGAGTTCGAAGCGCAGTACACCGTGCTGCCGGTCGAGAACTACCAGCTCTTCAACGACACCGTCAAGGCCGGTGAAGTCACGCTGCAAGCCGAGCCGCCTGCCGCCGCGCAGGACTACTACTCGGAACTGGGCGTCCTGGTCAGCGAGGTCCTGAGCAACGAGCGCACGGACCCGGCGACCCGGCTGCCTGAGGTCGCGGAGGAGTTCCAGCTGTTCGTTCTGGACTAG
- a CDS encoding glycoside hydrolase family 31 protein, with translation MSLVEQYAIIPEHFKLKLTPEAAPDAVVRAGNARFTVLTSRLIRLEFDPQARFEDRPTQAFWYREQPVPAFDVREVAGLLEIETDALLLRFRPGEARGFIPETLSITLKGSGVEWHPGDSADANLLGTTRTLDVVNGYTPLEPGLMSREGWSVLDDSHTLVLNEASWLEPRTPGATDWYFFGYGHDYKTCLQDYCRVSGGMPMIPRWILGNWWSRYWHYSQDDFMQLINDFEAYALPFSVCIVDMDWHLTETGNDCTGWTGYTWNRQLFPDPPGFLDFLHAKGLRTALNLHPAEGIHPHEESYLEMARRTGLDPESKQPVPFRIDSPEFVSAYFDVLHHPYEEMGVDFWWLDWQQGLTCALPGLDPLWLINHLHFYDLGRDGTRRPFVFSRWGNEGHQRYPIGFSGDSYRTWETLQFEAYMTSTASNVAYGWWSHDIGGHISGVEDPELFARWVQFGAFSPINRIHVTKGEYYDVRPWVFENAEVLNVVRDALQLRHALIPYLYTMAYRAHRDSLPLVQPMYYDYPEADEAYHCPHQYLFGTELIAAPFVTPADPDTGLSRQVVWLPEGEWTHFFTGEHFAGERWHAVYGTLAEIPIFARAGAIVPLGPHSGWGGVDNPNVLNVHLFAGADNTFTLYEDDGETNAYRDGHTCTTRLAQTWADDRLSFTIDAPHGDTSLIPAQRTIALHLHGVRNADDLAVAIDGRAVEISRTYDEAAETLHVEGLMLGAASALRLVLDGGGQTLLSRRDRTRETLLRLLRFFRLHTGVRNHIAEEIDAIIDDPQRLAPYVLVMETTHARALFETLCEAGVHTVTDTHDPAMVVVWNNREDARFTYRYADAYLHFGMLRDANHARGVVPRYAAFTPPVHAWRQGAYGEYVHPTQWQVQIDYFNLLSVAEGYRERTP, from the coding sequence ATGTCACTTGTCGAGCAATACGCCATCATTCCCGAACATTTTAAACTGAAGCTCACGCCGGAGGCCGCGCCTGACGCCGTGGTCCGCGCCGGGAACGCCCGCTTCACCGTGCTGACCAGCCGCCTGATCCGGCTGGAGTTTGACCCGCAAGCGCGCTTCGAAGACCGGCCCACGCAGGCGTTCTGGTACCGCGAGCAGCCGGTCCCGGCCTTCGACGTGCGCGAAGTGGCGGGCCTGCTGGAGATCGAAACGGACGCGCTGCTGCTGCGCTTCCGCCCCGGCGAGGCGCGCGGCTTCATCCCGGAGACGCTGTCGATTACGCTCAAGGGCAGCGGCGTCGAGTGGCATCCCGGCGACAGCGCGGACGCGAACCTGCTCGGCACGACGCGCACGCTGGACGTCGTCAACGGCTACACGCCGCTGGAGCCGGGCCTGATGTCGCGCGAGGGCTGGTCCGTGCTGGACGACTCGCACACGCTGGTGCTCAACGAGGCGTCGTGGCTGGAGCCGCGCACGCCCGGCGCGACGGACTGGTACTTCTTCGGCTATGGGCACGACTACAAAACCTGCCTGCAAGACTACTGCCGGGTCAGCGGCGGCATGCCCATGATCCCGCGCTGGATCCTGGGCAACTGGTGGAGCCGCTACTGGCATTATTCGCAGGACGACTTCATGCAGCTCATCAACGACTTCGAGGCGTACGCGCTGCCGTTTTCGGTGTGCATCGTCGACATGGACTGGCACCTGACCGAGACGGGCAACGACTGCACCGGCTGGACGGGCTACACCTGGAATCGCCAGCTTTTCCCCGATCCGCCGGGCTTCCTTGACTTCCTGCACGCCAAGGGCCTGCGTACCGCGCTCAACCTGCACCCGGCGGAGGGCATCCACCCCCACGAGGAGAGCTACCTTGAGATGGCGCGGCGCACCGGCCTCGACCCGGAGAGCAAGCAGCCGGTCCCGTTCCGCATCGACTCGCCGGAGTTCGTCTCGGCCTACTTCGACGTGCTGCACCACCCCTACGAAGAGATGGGCGTGGACTTCTGGTGGCTGGACTGGCAGCAGGGCCTGACTTGCGCCCTGCCCGGCCTCGACCCGCTGTGGCTGATCAACCACCTGCACTTCTATGACCTGGGGCGGGACGGGACGCGCCGCCCGTTCGTCTTCTCGCGCTGGGGCAACGAAGGCCACCAGCGCTACCCGATCGGCTTCTCCGGCGACAGCTACCGCACCTGGGAAACGCTGCAATTCGAAGCCTACATGACCTCCACCGCCAGCAACGTCGCTTACGGCTGGTGGAGCCACGACATCGGCGGACACATCAGCGGCGTGGAAGACCCGGAGTTGTTCGCGCGCTGGGTGCAGTTCGGCGCGTTCAGCCCGATCAACCGCATCCACGTCACCAAAGGCGAGTACTACGATGTCCGGCCCTGGGTCTTCGAAAACGCCGAGGTGCTGAACGTCGTGCGCGACGCGCTGCAACTGCGCCACGCGCTGATCCCCTACCTCTACACGATGGCCTACCGCGCGCACCGCGACAGTCTGCCGCTGGTGCAACCGATGTATTACGACTATCCCGAAGCGGACGAAGCCTACCACTGCCCGCACCAGTATCTGTTCGGCACGGAGCTGATCGCCGCGCCGTTCGTCACGCCCGCCGACCCGGACACGGGCCTGAGCCGTCAAGTCGTCTGGCTGCCGGAAGGCGAGTGGACGCATTTCTTCACTGGCGAGCACTTCGCCGGGGAGCGCTGGCACGCGGTCTACGGCACGCTGGCGGAGATCCCGATCTTCGCCAGGGCCGGGGCCATCGTGCCGCTGGGTCCGCACAGCGGGTGGGGCGGCGTCGATAACCCGAATGTGCTGAACGTGCACCTCTTTGCTGGGGCGGATAACACCTTCACGCTGTACGAGGACGACGGCGAAACCAACGCCTACCGCGACGGCCACACCTGTACAACGCGGCTGGCGCAGACCTGGGCCGACGATCGTCTGTCGTTCACGATCGACGCGCCGCACGGCGATACGAGCCTGATCCCCGCCCAGCGCACCATCGCGCTGCACCTGCACGGCGTGCGGAACGCGGACGATCTGGCCGTCGCGATCGACGGGCGTGCGGTCGAGATCAGCCGCACATACGACGAAGCGGCGGAAACGCTGCACGTCGAGGGCCTCATGCTCGGCGCGGCGTCTGCGCTGCGGCTGGTGCTGGACGGCGGCGGGCAGACGCTGCTGTCGCGCCGGGATCGCACACGCGAGACGCTGCTGCGTCTGCTGCGCTTCTTCCGGCTGCACACCGGCGTGCGCAACCACATCGCCGAGGAGATCGACGCGATCATCGACGATCCGCAGCGGCTGGCTCCTTACGTGCTCGTGATGGAAACGACCCACGCGCGCGCCCTGTTCGAGACGTTGTGCGAAGCGGGCGTGCACACTGTCACCGACACGCACGATCCGGCAATGGTCGTGGTGTGGAACAACCGCGAAGACGCGCGGTTCACCTACCGCTACGCCGACGCCTACCTGCACTTCGGCATGCTGCGCGACGCGAACCACGCGCGCGGAGTCGTGCCACGTTACGCAGCCTTCACCCCACCGGTGCATGCGTGGCGGCAGGGTGCGTACGGCGAGTACGTGCATCCCACGCAGTGGCAGGTCCAGATCGACTACTTCAACTTGCTGAGCGTCGCCGAGGGCTACCGGGAGCGCACGCCGTAG
- a CDS encoding TIM-barrel domain-containing protein: protein MRLTLLSSRLVLLIALIAALGAPLRPVAAQDAPGIFRTAYEAAGWTLTVELLDDDLAHFELSQSLPGDDPIPVTPMIAKTDYAGPSSVTEPAPGVIETPELRLEIDADALCVTLTDLTRDPALPLTTVCPLPDAAEDELGLTLTQERTTDLYGLGEQFQRRGGADGTWMGKQRRFLNLYGNELTGLNGGSVGNAQFPILYALGPDTENYALFLDHARQQYWDFGADPFAAITSGASLRWYLMTGPDLLDLRRDYMELTGRAPVPPKQMFGLWVSEYGYEDWAELDGVIESLRAAGFPLDGFVLDLYWFGSAFPKESSQMGSLTWDEAAFPDPAETLAQYRDAGLGVMLIEEPYVSQSAEGYDEAAANGVLVRTCGEVTCAPVAIDDWWGMGGMVDFTDPNAAAWWHDHRRQPLIDAGVTGHWTDLGEPEVYDEGAWYAGVGAEGHTQADVHNLYNLLWSRSIWDGYARHAVEQRPFVLSRSGTSGSQRYGVAMWSGDIGANMPSLAAHMNVQMHMSLSGVDYFGADVGGFMRQALDRYPADDLYTIWLANAALLDVPLRPHVQNLQNENVTAPSLIGDVASNLANVRLRYELSPYLYTLAHRATRDGDPVFAPLVVYFQDDPAVRALGSQKMIGPDLMVATITAYDVATIPVYLPAGGWFDYYTGDYFASAGEWIDAPTTIDGLLRAPLFVRDGAILPLMPVEEGTLNMLGQRTDGSISHDLTVTVYAAEVAPAAFTLIEDDGTTMAYRDGAVRETPITATRLGAGWSGEIGSAAGTYAGAPDQRAITVHLITPDGEAAASGMLAADDSLPFDLIPAAEGAAQP, encoded by the coding sequence ATGCGACTTACACTTCTTTCGAGCCGGTTGGTTTTGTTGATCGCTCTGATCGCCGCCCTCGGCGCACCCCTGCGCCCCGTCGCGGCGCAGGACGCGCCCGGCATCTTCCGCACCGCGTACGAGGCGGCGGGCTGGACGCTGACCGTCGAGCTGCTCGACGACGACCTCGCGCACTTCGAGCTGAGCCAGTCCCTGCCCGGCGACGATCCAATTCCCGTCACGCCGATGATCGCCAAAACGGACTACGCCGGGCCGTCGAGCGTCACCGAGCCTGCGCCGGGCGTGATCGAAACGCCGGAGCTGCGGCTGGAGATCGACGCGGACGCCCTGTGCGTGACGCTGACCGACCTCACGCGCGATCCGGCGCTGCCGCTGACCACCGTTTGCCCCCTGCCCGACGCCGCCGAGGACGAGCTGGGCCTCACGCTCACCCAGGAGCGCACTACCGATCTGTACGGCCTGGGCGAGCAGTTCCAGCGTCGCGGCGGCGCGGATGGCACCTGGATGGGCAAGCAGCGGCGCTTCCTGAACCTGTACGGCAACGAGCTGACCGGCCTCAACGGCGGCAGCGTGGGCAACGCCCAGTTCCCGATCCTCTACGCGCTGGGGCCGGACACCGAAAATTACGCGCTGTTCCTCGACCACGCCCGCCAGCAGTATTGGGACTTCGGCGCGGACCCCTTCGCCGCCATCACGAGCGGCGCATCACTGCGCTGGTACCTGATGACCGGCCCGGACCTGCTCGACCTGCGGCGTGACTATATGGAACTGACCGGACGCGCGCCCGTCCCGCCGAAGCAGATGTTCGGGCTGTGGGTGTCGGAGTACGGCTACGAGGACTGGGCCGAACTGGACGGTGTGATCGAGTCGCTGCGCGCGGCGGGCTTCCCGTTGGACGGCTTCGTGCTGGACCTGTACTGGTTCGGCAGCGCGTTTCCAAAGGAGTCGAGCCAGATGGGATCGCTCACGTGGGACGAAGCCGCCTTCCCGGACCCGGCGGAAACCCTCGCGCAGTACCGTGACGCGGGCCTCGGCGTCATGCTGATCGAGGAACCCTACGTCAGCCAGTCCGCCGAAGGGTACGACGAGGCCGCCGCGAACGGGGTCCTGGTACGCACCTGCGGCGAAGTCACCTGCGCGCCGGTCGCGATCGACGACTGGTGGGGCATGGGGGGCATGGTCGATTTCACCGATCCCAACGCCGCCGCGTGGTGGCACGACCATCGCCGCCAGCCGCTGATCGACGCGGGCGTGACCGGCCACTGGACCGACCTGGGCGAGCCGGAAGTCTACGACGAAGGCGCGTGGTATGCGGGCGTCGGCGCGGAGGGTCATACGCAGGCGGACGTGCACAACCTCTACAACCTGCTATGGTCCAGGAGTATCTGGGACGGTTACGCGCGCCACGCAGTCGAGCAGCGCCCGTTCGTGCTGTCGCGCAGCGGCACGTCCGGCAGCCAGCGTTACGGCGTCGCCATGTGGTCCGGTGACATCGGCGCGAACATGCCCAGTTTGGCCGCGCACATGAACGTCCAGATGCACATGTCGCTCAGCGGCGTGGACTACTTCGGCGCGGACGTGGGCGGCTTCATGCGGCAGGCGCTCGACCGCTACCCGGCGGACGACCTCTATACCATCTGGCTGGCAAACGCGGCTCTGCTGGACGTGCCGCTGCGCCCGCACGTCCAGAACCTGCAAAACGAGAACGTCACCGCGCCGTCGCTGATCGGGGACGTAGCGAGCAACCTTGCCAATGTGCGCCTGCGCTACGAACTCAGCCCCTATTTGTATACGCTCGCGCACCGCGCCACCCGCGACGGCGATCCGGTCTTCGCGCCGCTGGTGGTGTATTTTCAGGACGATCCCGCCGTGCGCGCGCTGGGCAGCCAGAAGATGATCGGCCCCGACCTGATGGTGGCGACTATCACCGCCTATGACGTGGCGACTATCCCGGTTTACCTGCCCGCTGGCGGCTGGTTCGACTACTATACCGGCGACTATTTCGCCAGCGCGGGCGAATGGATCGACGCGCCCACTACCATAGACGGCCTGCTGCGCGCGCCGCTGTTCGTGCGCGACGGCGCGATCCTGCCGCTGATGCCCGTCGAAGAGGGTACGCTCAACATGCTCGGCCAGCGCACGGACGGCAGCATCAGCCACGACCTGACCGTGACTGTGTACGCCGCCGAAGTCGCACCCGCCGCCTTCACGCTGATCGAGGACGACGGCACAACTATGGCCTACCGCGATGGAGCCGTGCGCGAAACGCCTATCACCGCGACCCGCCTCGGTGCGGGTTGGTCGGGCGAGATCGGCTCCGCCGCCGGGACGTACGCAGGCGCGCCCGACCAGCGCGCGATCACCGTGCATTTGATCACGCCGGACGGCGAGGCAGCGGCCTCCGGCATGCTGGCCGCTGACGACTCGCTCCCCTTTGACCTGATCCCCGCAGCGGAAGGAGCTGCCCAACCATGA
- a CDS encoding glycoside hydrolase family 71/99-like protein, which produces MTSSQWMPLLTRRTLIRSAGLMAGGLLVGAVSLDPVDAQPGNAEDSARPLLMAHTMPWYQSRAMRGNWGWHWTMEHYNPSEMGDNGRPDIASHFTPLTGPYDSGDPILLEYQTLLMKASGIDGVIVDWYGIKNYYDYDAINKNTAKLFEAVQKAKLKFAICYEDATVKILIDGGQITAEDAVAHGQDVMRYLHEHWFTDEAYLKAGGHPVLFTFGPQYFKSSTDWQTILSTVEPNPALVTLDGHRVVDELASYPWPPMQGGITLNHAAIEAYLTQFYRKAARGEYIVGGAFPGFYDIYAEAGVQASYGYLDAEDGETFRFTLQLALDQNPDVIQLITWNDYGEGTNIEPAEEYGYRYLETVQDVRRALPGGEDFPYSADDLRLPFEIYTLRKDNYGDEAVNADLDAAAAAILSGDAPTAAEILGGLEA; this is translated from the coding sequence ATGACTTCATCCCAATGGATGCCTTTGCTCACCCGGCGCACGCTGATCCGCTCAGCCGGCCTGATGGCGGGCGGCCTGCTGGTGGGAGCCGTCTCACTCGACCCGGTCGACGCCCAACCCGGCAACGCCGAGGACAGCGCACGTCCCCTGCTGATGGCCCACACCATGCCCTGGTATCAATCCCGCGCGATGCGTGGCAACTGGGGCTGGCACTGGACGATGGAGCACTATAACCCGTCCGAAATGGGCGACAACGGACGCCCCGACATCGCGTCGCACTTCACGCCGTTGACCGGCCCCTACGACTCCGGCGATCCGATCCTGCTGGAATACCAGACGCTGCTGATGAAGGCGAGCGGCATCGACGGCGTGATCGTGGACTGGTACGGCATCAAGAACTACTACGACTACGACGCCATCAACAAGAACACTGCCAAACTGTTCGAGGCCGTCCAAAAAGCCAAGCTCAAGTTCGCCATTTGTTACGAGGACGCCACCGTCAAGATCCTGATCGATGGAGGGCAGATCACCGCCGAGGACGCCGTTGCGCATGGCCAGGACGTGATGCGCTATTTGCACGAGCACTGGTTCACGGATGAGGCGTACTTGAAAGCGGGCGGGCATCCTGTGCTGTTCACCTTCGGCCCGCAGTACTTCAAAAGCTCGACCGACTGGCAGACAATCCTCAGCACCGTCGAGCCGAATCCCGCGCTGGTCACGTTGGACGGTCACCGCGTGGTCGACGAGCTGGCGAGCTATCCCTGGCCCCCGATGCAGGGCGGCATCACGCTCAATCACGCCGCGATTGAGGCGTACCTGACGCAGTTCTACCGCAAGGCTGCACGCGGTGAGTATATCGTTGGTGGCGCGTTCCCCGGCTTCTACGATATCTACGCCGAGGCGGGCGTGCAGGCCAGCTACGGCTACCTGGACGCGGAAGACGGCGAGACGTTCCGCTTCACGCTGCAACTGGCGCTGGACCAAAACCCGGACGTGATCCAGCTTATCACCTGGAACGATTACGGCGAGGGGACCAACATCGAACCGGCGGAGGAATACGGCTACCGCTACCTGGAGACGGTGCAGGACGTGCGCCGCGCGCTGCCGGGCGGTGAGGACTTCCCGTACAGCGCCGACGATCTGCGCCTGCCCTTCGAGATCTACACGCTGCGCAAAGACAACTATGGCGACGAGGCCGTTAACGCCGATCTGGACGCCGCTGCCGCTGCGATCCTCTCCGGCGACGCTCCCACCGCTGCCGAGATTCTAGGTGGGTTGGAGGCATAA
- a CDS encoding substrate-binding domain-containing protein: MAKLKDVAELAHVPMDVAFHALSGGDERVDDEVSRRVMRAAQALNYSLKITQIDIADMAGVAKGTVSYALNDSDLIKPETRQKVLDAAQTLGYSLNVTARNLRTNRAGVVGYSWHVADDPSRMNYLLDRFIYLLTTAAEAHHYHLLTFIQPQAGADRVYENLISTSRVDGFIISDVAYNDPRITRLSGMKAPFAAFGGMFVPDADFAYVDVDGKRGIELVVDHLLGQGHERIGLLTRHPGLPFSDAREAGYREAMQRAGLTVKEAWIAYTPNILEAASAAAHQVMSAKQRPTALICTHDLMTLGAKSYLDEIGLKMPDDVALAGYDDDPTSAFLGITSVRQPIEDLASTLFDILLGEINQTPQPQRQVVFTPDLVIRQSTLSR, from the coding sequence GTGGCGAAGCTAAAAGATGTAGCCGAACTCGCTCATGTGCCGATGGACGTCGCGTTTCACGCCCTCAGCGGCGGCGACGAGCGGGTGGACGACGAGGTTAGCAGGCGCGTCATGCGTGCCGCGCAGGCGTTGAACTACTCGCTGAAGATCACGCAGATCGACATCGCCGACATGGCGGGCGTTGCCAAAGGCACGGTGTCCTATGCGCTCAACGACAGCGACCTGATCAAGCCGGAAACGCGCCAGAAGGTGCTCGACGCGGCGCAGACGCTCGGCTACAGTCTGAACGTCACGGCACGCAACCTGCGCACCAACCGCGCGGGCGTCGTGGGCTATTCGTGGCACGTCGCGGACGATCCCAGCCGCATGAACTACCTGCTCGACCGCTTCATTTACCTGCTGACGACCGCCGCCGAAGCTCACCACTACCACCTGCTGACCTTCATTCAGCCCCAGGCGGGCGCGGACCGCGTCTACGAAAACCTCATTTCCACCAGCCGCGTCGACGGCTTCATCATTTCAGACGTGGCCTACAACGATCCACGCATCACGCGCCTGTCCGGGATGAAAGCGCCGTTCGCGGCGTTCGGCGGCATGTTCGTGCCGGACGCGGACTTCGCCTACGTGGACGTGGACGGCAAGCGCGGGATCGAGTTGGTGGTCGATCACCTGCTGGGGCAGGGTCACGAGCGCATCGGCCTGCTGACGCGCCATCCGGGGCTGCCCTTCAGTGACGCCCGCGAGGCCGGATATCGCGAGGCGATGCAGCGCGCCGGGTTGACCGTCAAAGAGGCGTGGATCGCCTATACGCCGAACATCCTTGAGGCGGCCTCGGCGGCGGCGCATCAGGTAATGTCCGCCAAGCAGCGGCCCACCGCCCTGATTTGCACGCACGACCTGATGACGCTGGGCGCGAAGTCGTACCTGGACGAGATCGGGCTGAAGATGCCGGACGACGTCGCGCTGGCCGGGTACGACGACGATCCGACTTCCGCGTTCCTGGGCATCACGTCTGTGCGCCAGCCGATTGAGGATCTGGCGAGCACCCTGTTCGACATCCTGCTGGGCGAGATCAACCAGACGCCGCAGCCGCAGCGGCAGGTGGTCTTCACGCCGGATCTGGTCATCCGGCAGAGTACGCTGAGCCGCTAG
- a CDS encoding carbohydrate ABC transporter permease encodes MKVTYRLSTLPSLEGLTARIPSRVTKQAAAYLFLLPALLIFTLVAWYPIVRAFEMSFQDVNLVGDSTSVGFDNFELMNRDPALDIVWQNTFEFAAWSILLGYALPVLIAIMIREMRFAQGFFRVVYFLPTVVPISIAIIVWRLIYDPDAGFLNGMLGLVGIGAQHWLQDPALAKPSIVLVMTWGAFGTTTLIYLSSLQEIPVELYEAAELDGASPMRRIRHVTLPHLFPMMSLLFVFQVLAVAQVFTEPFLLTNGGPGRETLTPVLHIYNRAFMRMDIGYASAWSVMLVVVLMGFAAIYQGLNWTINRSKTR; translated from the coding sequence ATGAAAGTGACTTATCGTTTGAGCACGCTGCCGTCCCTGGAAGGTTTGACCGCTCGCATTCCATCCCGCGTCACCAAACAAGCTGCTGCGTACCTGTTCCTGCTGCCCGCCCTGCTGATCTTCACCCTCGTCGCGTGGTATCCGATCGTGCGCGCGTTCGAGATGAGCTTTCAAGACGTGAATCTGGTCGGCGATTCGACCTCGGTCGGGTTCGACAACTTCGAGCTGATGAATCGGGACCCGGCGCTCGACATCGTGTGGCAAAACACGTTCGAGTTCGCCGCGTGGAGCATCCTGCTGGGCTACGCGCTGCCGGTCCTCATCGCGATCATGATCCGCGAGATGCGTTTCGCGCAGGGCTTCTTCCGCGTGGTCTATTTCCTGCCGACGGTGGTCCCCATTTCAATTGCGATCATCGTCTGGCGCTTGATTTACGACCCCGATGCGGGCTTCCTGAACGGCATGTTGGGCCTCGTCGGCATCGGCGCGCAGCACTGGCTGCAGGATCCGGCGCTCGCCAAGCCTTCGATCGTGCTGGTGATGACCTGGGGCGCGTTCGGCACCACGACGCTTATTTACCTGTCCAGCCTACAAGAGATTCCCGTCGAGCTATACGAGGCGGCGGAGCTGGACGGCGCCTCCCCGATGCGGCGCATTCGCCACGTCACCCTGCCGCACCTGTTCCCGATGATGTCGCTGTTGTTCGTGTTCCAGGTCCTGGCGGTGGCGCAGGTCTTCACCGAGCCGTTCCTGCTGACCAATGGCGGACCGGGGCGCGAAACGCTGACGCCGGTGCTGCACATTTATAACCGGGCCTTCATGCGCATGGACATTGGCTACGCGTCCGCATGGAGCGTCATGCTCGTGGTGGTCCTGATGGGGTTCGCCGCCATTTACCAGGGACTGAACTGGACTATCAACCGGTCCAAGACTCGATAA